The following proteins come from a genomic window of Anaerolineae bacterium:
- a CDS encoding ATP-binding protein has product MYSGRRQGCPERTSDFGLRFRNPQSAVEISVTDNGPGISVDDQKMVFEKFYQAGHTLDQKPKGSGLGLNISKELVEAHGGKLSIESEPGKGCRFFFNLPVFSPETVEMSMLEMEIRKHINSPPFSLLCLDLKGIGPLSKYPKDSEIHKQLPAQLKDIVDRVIRRDSDRIIMQPHFGRLIIVLTGTTKASSMIVRTKLEKAFHENSVFFDEGARLPFSMIHKPVTFPEDGKIMKELLRKAYAS; this is encoded by the coding sequence ATTTACTCAGGAAGGAGGCAGGGTTGTCCTGAGCGCACGAGCGATTTCGGACTTCGATTCCGCAATCCGCAATCCGCAGTTGAGATAAGCGTAACAGATAATGGGCCAGGCATTTCGGTTGATGATCAAAAAATGGTTTTTGAGAAATTTTACCAGGCTGGTCATACCTTGGATCAGAAACCGAAAGGCAGCGGACTTGGCCTTAATATTTCCAAAGAACTGGTAGAGGCTCATGGCGGAAAACTTTCGATAGAGAGCGAACCAGGCAAAGGATGCAGGTTTTTCTTTAACCTTCCTGTTTTTTCACCTGAAACCGTTGAAATGTCTATGTTGGAAATGGAAATTCGCAAACATATAAATTCCCCGCCATTCTCACTATTATGTTTAGATCTTAAAGGGATTGGACCATTGAGCAAGTATCCCAAAGACTCAGAAATCCACAAACAGCTTCCGGCGCAATTAAAAGATATTGTTGATAGAGTGATTCGACGGGATTCCGACAGGATTATCATGCAACCGCATTTTGGAAGGTTGATCATAGTATTGACAGGGACAACAAAAGCAAGCTCTATGATCGTAAGAACTAAACTCGAGAAAGCTTTTCATGAGAATTCTGTCTTTTTTGATGAGGGCGCCCGGCTGCCATTTTCTATGATTCATAAGCCTGTTACCTTTCCTGAAGATGGTAAAATTATGAAAGAACTTTTAAGAAAAGCTTATGCATCGTAA
- a CDS encoding response regulator: MANILIVDDEEPIRRLLSIILSKGRYEYALAANAAEARKLIKNRNFELILCDVTMPGESGIDFIRHVAAEYPDTAIMMMTAVDDPAVAETALEIGAYGYMIKPFNPNEVLINISNSLRRRELELASRVYRRGLEQKVEERTAELRESQKSLRSIVNKTSSGIIIVNREGVIKFVNPTAEFLFGKKADELIGTIFGLPLVANEKMELNIIMEDGKTGVADMRVVKTNWRGEPACLATLFDVTNIKKAEETLIKANKELVKLAQMKTEFISIASHELRTPLTSIKNAIDILSSKKAGELNAKQEQFTAMAARNIDRLALLLNDIINIAKLDAGRVELDLAELDPASIFQEVVDTFKPQAEAKSQTLEIDYNSLDNVPTVYADYARIEQIMNNLISNALKFTQEGGRVVLSARAISDFDSAIRNPQLR; the protein is encoded by the coding sequence ATGGCAAACATTCTGATTGTAGATGACGAAGAGCCCATCCGACGTCTATTAAGTATAATACTTTCAAAGGGCAGATACGAATATGCTCTGGCTGCTAATGCGGCAGAGGCCCGTAAATTAATTAAAAATCGGAATTTCGAGCTGATCTTATGCGATGTAACTATGCCGGGGGAGTCCGGCATTGATTTCATCCGACATGTTGCGGCCGAATATCCGGACACAGCGATAATGATGATGACAGCGGTGGATGATCCGGCGGTTGCCGAAACAGCACTGGAAATAGGGGCTTATGGGTACATGATTAAGCCTTTTAACCCCAATGAGGTGCTCATTAACATCAGTAATTCCCTGCGTCGTCGAGAGCTTGAACTTGCAAGTCGAGTTTACCGCAGGGGACTGGAACAGAAGGTTGAAGAACGCACCGCTGAACTGCGGGAAAGCCAGAAAAGCCTTCGGTCCATTGTAAACAAAACCTCTAGCGGGATAATCATAGTTAACAGGGAGGGAGTTATTAAGTTTGTCAATCCAACTGCGGAATTTCTCTTTGGGAAAAAGGCAGATGAATTAATAGGTACTATATTCGGCCTTCCTCTTGTTGCAAATGAGAAGATGGAGCTTAATATTATTATGGAAGATGGAAAAACCGGAGTAGCTGATATGCGCGTGGTGAAAACAAATTGGCGGGGTGAACCCGCATGTCTTGCAACGCTTTTCGACGTTACAAACATAAAAAAGGCCGAAGAAACATTGATTAAAGCTAATAAGGAACTTGTAAAACTTGCTCAAATGAAGACAGAATTTATCTCTATAGCTTCGCATGAACTCAGAACCCCTCTAACTTCTATAAAAAATGCAATCGATATCCTGTCGTCTAAAAAAGCAGGGGAACTCAATGCAAAACAGGAACAATTTACAGCAATGGCAGCTCGCAATATTGACCGGTTAGCTTTATTACTTAATGATATCATTAATATCGCCAAATTAGATGCGGGCAGAGTAGAACTTGACCTTGCAGAGCTGGATCCGGCCTCTATTTTTCAAGAGGTTGTTGACACATTTAAACCTCAGGCAGAGGCAAAATCCCAGACACTTGAAATAGATTATAATAGTTTAGATAATGTCCCGACAGTTTATGCAGATTATGCAAGGATTGAGCAGATCATGAATAATCTTATAAGTAATGCCCTGAAATTTACTCAGGAAGGAGGCAGGGTTGTCCTGAGCGCACGAGCGATTTCGGACTTCGATTCCGCAATCCGCAATCCGCAGTTGAGATAA